A region from the Montipora capricornis isolate CH-2021 unplaced genomic scaffold, ASM3666992v2 scaffold_3, whole genome shotgun sequence genome encodes:
- the LOC138035180 gene encoding guanyl-specific ribonuclease pgl-1-like, producing the protein MESNTSDQQAVMSVEKSDQQPTCSVEKSHQQPIMPVEPPPDATSHKELSPQEGMTQPLSDTRIPEKENEKADGKDPTKVPPKEPHPYTRCWRCGGQGHIRAQCPTKPKHVDSGRGGSRGARGGIRGRGGNRGARGGYRGVMRGTARGRIFRTGRGAGGHRGRGNGRGLMNFIRGRVINIYNYK; encoded by the exons ATGGAATCTA ACACAAGTGACCAGCAAGCAGTTATGTCAGTTG AGAAAAGTGACCAGCAACCGACCTGTTCAGTTG AGAAAAGTCACCAGCAACCAATCATGCCAGTTG AACCACCACCAGATGCTACAT CACACAAAGAGTTGTCCCCTCAGGAGGGGATGACGCAACCCTTGAGTGACACCAGAAtcccagaaaaagaaaatg AAAAGGCTGATGGAAAGGACCCAACAAAGGTTCCCCCCAAGGAGCCACACCCGTACACAA gGTGCTGGCGATGTGGGGGACAGGGGCACATCAGGGCTCAGTGCCCCACCAAACCAAAACATGTAGATAGCGGGAGGGGGGGAAGTCGGGGGGCTAGGGGTGGAATTCGCGGTAGGGGCGGAAATCGGGGGGCAAGGGGGGGATATAGAGGCGTCATGCGCGGTACAGCACGTGGCAGGATTTTTCGTACAGGAAGAGGCGCGGGCGGCCATCGGGGCAGGGGGAATGGGAGAGGGTTGATGAATTTTATTCGGGGGAGAGTAATCAATATCTATAATTATAAGTAA